From the genome of Candidatus Tanganyikabacteria bacterium:
GCCAGGTAGGCGGCATCGGGCGCATAGTCCGCACCGTTGGGCCAGCACGGAGCCCCGAAGTCATCTAGCGTCACCTTGGCGAACTCCGCAGGATCGCGCAGTGGCTCGAAAACCGGTCCCCAGAGTTCGTCCTTCAGCTCCACTTCGCCCGTGATGCCATCCGCAAACTCCAGGTAGAGCCGAAAACCATCCCGGGGTTCTATCTTTAGCAACCTTGGCATCACTCGCGGTAAGCCTCTCTGCGATGAAGCACGTGCAGGATCCGGATCTTTTTCGCAGCGTCGTCCCGCTCGAACCGGACGCGCCAGTCTCCGACGCGAAGCCGGCGCTCGCCTCCGCTTCCCTTCAATTGCTTGATGTCGCCGTGGCCGATCTGCGCCAGGCGCTCGACCGCTTCCTTGACCCGTTGCGCGATCGGCCGATCCAGGCGCCGAAAGTCTTGCGCCGCCGGCTTGGTCCACTCGATTTCAAGGCTCACAGGCCCATTTCTCGCATGAGGTCCGCGTGGGAGATCACCTCCCCGCGAGCGA
Proteins encoded in this window:
- a CDS encoding DUF2442 domain-containing protein, giving the protein MPRLLKIEPRDGFRLYLEFADGITGEVELKDELWGPVFEPLRDPAEFAKVTLDDFGAPCWPNGADYAPDAAYLALRRKGEGAA
- a CDS encoding type II toxin-antitoxin system RelE/ParE family toxin gives rise to the protein MSLEIEWTKPAAQDFRRLDRPIAQRVKEAVERLAQIGHGDIKQLKGSGGERRLRVGDWRVRFERDDAAKKIRILHVLHRREAYRE